One Terriglobia bacterium genomic window, CTGGTGAGAATGGAATCGTTCATAAACCATGGAATTTCTGAATTGCAGTGGGAACACCGAACACGCTCGGACGCCGACGGAGGCAGAGCCAAGTCCTGTTCGCAGCTTCGGCACTTGAAATGTATAATAGGGGTCATGAAGCCTTTATTGGTGATGCTGTTGCTGGCTACATCCATTCAGGCCCAGTCGTTGGCCGATGCCGCCCGGCAGGAACGGGAACGCCAGGCAAAACACAAGTCTACCGTCATTATTAGAGAAACGGGCGCCCCGCCTGCTGCGGCATCCCCCGCATCAGCTGACGGCAAGCCGAATGAACCTGACGCCAAGCCGGCAGAAGCCCGCAAGGCTGTCGTCCCTCCGGAGCCGGACGCTGCAGCACTGTGGAACGCCAAGGCGGATGAGCTTCGGAAGAAGATCGCCGACCTGCAGGATCAGGAAACGGCCCTCCAACTCCAGCAAGTCAATCAGCAGAATCAAATATACGCTCCCGTGGTGGATCCTGTGCTTAAGGATCAGGCTCAAGCCTCCCTCTCGCAGACCATCCAGCAGCTGGCGAAGACCCATGACGATCTTGACATGACCAGGAAAGAGCTCGACGCCATGCTGGCAGAGGGTCCGCCCAAGAAAGTCCAGGTCGAACCCACGCCGGCACAGCCGCGGCCCGAGGCGCAGCCCCAAGCAGCGCCACAGCCACAACCATAGGTGATGTGGGCGCAACTGAGTGAAGCGGACATTCCCCGCCTTTCCAAGGCGGGGAGCCCGAACAATCAAAAACGTTAGAACGCGAGGGCGGGGCGGTTATCCAGGAACCGCGCAGCGCACCTTATTTTGTTGGAATTTCCTAACCGCCCCGTCTGCGCCGAGGAACGGGCCAATTGGTTGATGGCGCAGCCACCCCGCCTTGGAAAGGCGGGGGAGTGTCCTTTGGAAATTCGAAATTGAAAATCAAATTTCCAATCTCGAATTTCCAATAGAACCAGAAAACCTACATCAGATCGGCCATGATTTCCCGCAGATCATTCTCGCTGGGCTGCGTTCTTTCCTGGGGCAGCGTTGCGAGCGGATCGTCGGTCATGTTCAGAAGGCTGAGGAAGTCCGGCTTCTGCTCATTGATATAAATGAGACCGGTCAGGAACTCATTCGACTCCTGGCACTGGCGCAACGTATTGAAGGCCTCGGCCTTGCTGGTCGGATCGTAGCCCTTGTCGGCCTTGCGGAGGCGAATGTGCGATCCGTCGTGGAGCTCAACGTCTTTGGTTTCGCCTTCGGCATAGTCCACGGTGATCTGCTCGAAGAAAGGCACGAATGAAATCTCGTGCAGCAGTTCCTCGTGATCCTTGGCGTATTTGTAGCTCTTGGTCGAACCGTCGTGATTGTTGAACGTGACGCACGGGCTGATGACGTCGAACATCGCGGTGCCGCGATGGCCGAGAGCCGCCTTCAGCAGTGAAACCATCTGCTTGGGATCGCCCGCGAACGAACGCGCGACGAAGTTGCAGCCCAGTTCAATGGCCATGGCGCAGACATCGATCGGCGGCAGGTCGTTGGCGACGCCGCTCTTGGCTTTCGAGCCGAGGTCGGCGGTTGCCGAGAACTGTCCTTTGGTCAGTCCGTAGACGCCGTTGTTTTCGATGATGTAGATCATCGGAACATTGCGGCGGAGCAGGTGGACGAACTGTCCCATGCCGATGGAAGCGGTATCGCCGTCACCGCTGACGCCGATCGAAACGAGCTGTTTGTTGGCGAGCAACACGCCTGTCGCCAGTGCCGGCATCCGGCCGTGGACTCCGTTGAATCCATGAGAGCGGCTGAGGAAGTATGCGGGCGTTTTGCTGGAACAGCCGATGCCGCTGAGTTTCGCGACATTGTAGGGTTCCACGCCGTATTCATAAAAGGCCTTGATGATCTGCGATGTGATTGCGTCGTGACCGCATCCCGCGCACAAAGTCGAGTCTGCGCCCTTGTAATCTGCCGTCACATATCCGAGCCGATTCGAGTGCTTGGGCGACGCGGCGGGCGGTTGCATGGTGGTGGACATTACTGTCGTTCTCCTTTCTCTGCGGCCACTAATTCGTCGGTCACGAAGCGGGCGTCGATCGGGATCCCGCTATAGTGACGGATACTCCGTATCTTACCAACGAGATTGGCCGGCAATTCCAGCTTCACCAGCATCTCCATCTGGCCATCCCTGTTCTGTTCGACGATGTACACACGATCGTGTTTCTCGAAGAATTCAATCAGATCGTTTGTGAACGGAACGGCGCGCAAGCGATAGTAGCTTACGGGCATGTTGTATTCGCGTTTCAGCTGATCGAGCGACTCGATGATCGCAAAATGTGTCGTTCCAAATGCGAGAAGACCGGCCGTCGCGCCCTTCGCATTGTCGATCTCAGGCTGAGGCACTTCCTGCCGCGCCGTGTCGTATTTCTTATTCAGCCGGTCCATGTTGTTCTTGTAGTCGTCCGGCCGCTCGCTGTAGACAGCCCTGTCGTTGTGGCCGCTGCCGCGAGTGAAGTACGAAGCGGCGGGATGGTTGGTGCCGGGAAGCGTGCGGTAGGGAATACCGTCGCCATCGACGTCGCCGTAGCGCTTGAAGCTGCCCAGTTTCTTGAGATCTTCAGCGGAGAGAACCTTGCCGCGATCGAATTTGATTTTCGGATATTCGAACGGATCGGACATCCAGTTGTTCATTCCAAGATCCAGATCGCTCATGACGAAGATCGGGGTCTGGAACCGTTCGGTCAGATCGAAGGCCTGATAAGCCATCGAGAAGCACTCGGAAACGCTGGCCGGCAACAGAACAATATGCTTGGTGTCGCCGTGAGAACAATAAACCAGCGAGAGGATATCCGACTGCTGTGTTCGCGTCGGCAAGCCCGTGCTCGGCCCGACGCGCGTGATGTCGAAAATGACCACCGGGATTTCGGCGTAATACGCGAGCCCGATGAATTCCTGCATCAGCGAGATTCCGGGGCCGGCCGTGGACGTCATCGAACGCGCGCCTGCCCAGCCCGCGCCGATGGCCATGCCGATGGCGGCCAGTTCGTCTTCAGCCTGAACGATCGCAAAGCTCGCCTTGCCGTCCTTTTCAATCCGGTAATCCTTCATGTAGTCGGCAAGGGATTCGCAAAGGCTGGATGATGGCGTAATCGGATACCAGGTTGCGACAGTCACGCCGCCGAACATGCAGCCGAGCGCAGCGGCGGAGTTGCCGTCGATGATGATCTTGTCTTTCGTGGCGTTCATCCGCTGCGTTTTGTATGGAACTGTTGTCTTATCGAAGTTTTCTTTGGCGTATTTGCGGCCGACTTCGAGCGCTGTTTTGTTCAATGCAACGGCTTTTGCCTTTCCCTTGAACTGCTTGGTCAGGGCAACTTCCATTTCAGCCGGATCGATCTCGAGCAGTTCGCCGACCACGCCTACGTAGATCATGTTGGCCAGGAGCTTGCGAAGTCTCGAATCCGAGATAATTTCCGTAGCGAGTTTTGCAAAAGGAACCGGGAAGAACGTGAGGTCTTTTCGATACTGATTCAGCTTGAGGGTTTCCTCGTAGACAACGACGCGGTTCGGATCCAGATTCATCACGTCTTCGCGTGCCGTCTCCGCATTCATCGCAATCAGGAAATCGATCTCTTTTCGCCGCGCGATCCAACCGTCTTTATTCGCGCGAATAGTGAACCACGTCGGCAGCCCGGCGATATTGGATGGGAACAGATTCTTCCCGCTGACGGGAATTCCCATCTGAAAAATAGAACGCATAAGGACTGTATTTGAAGATTGGCTGCCGGAACCGTTGACCGTGGCTACCTGGATGCTGAAATCATTTATGACAGGACCCCCGTTGCTTCGTTGGTCTTCCTCCGCAACTAATGTTTGGGGGGATTGATTTGACACTGACTACTTTCTCCTTTCATCAATTTAGGCTCATAAGTGTGCCTCATAGAGACGCGCCCAACCGCTAACTATAACAGAATTGACATCTCCTTTAGGCCGTCTTTTCTGTACTTTGCCGAAATTCCTCTGTTTTCAGAGACTTCTAATTTGAGCGTATCCGCGTATCTGCAGAATGCCGAACCCCCGTTAATTTTCCGAGGGCCGTTCGATGCTGTCGATGACGAGAACTTCGACCGGCCCCTTAGTGGATTCGAGTTTCAAGCCGAACTGCTCGACGGCCTCGAAAACGGTTGGAATCTGCAGCGCATTGACTCCCCCTTTGCCGTCGGCGCCGGGCGCGCCGCCACGAGCTTCAAGGGCAAGCCTGGCGCTCTCCGCGATCATTTGCGGCATACGGATATCAAAAAGTCCCTCGGCTCCGGTCTTGTCGATGACTTTCCGGCCGGCCCAGATCGCGAGCATCTCCGCAAAGTCGCTCATATCGACGCTGCGGCCGGTCAGCGCTCCCCCCTGCGGGACAAAGCCATGACACTGGCTGGACAGATCCGTCGCGCCCAGTTCGTAACGGTGATCGCTTCGGCGCTGTTCACCGCATTCCCGGTCGGCAGGCGCTTTCGGGAACTTCACGCCGTTTTTGCCGGCGACGAGGGCATACACCGGCATCTCCCGGTTTTCCCGGTGAAGCTTCAACTTGAACCGGTCGGTCAGCAACGCCTGGAGCATGAGCTTGAGTTGCGCTTCGGTCGTGGGGTCCTCCGCCTTCGCTTCGATGTCATACATGTCCTGATTGATCCAGTCGGGACCGATGACCACCTTGCCTTCATACGGGTACATCAGGGCAGGCGGGATATCGAAAGCAAGAGCGATGACCATGCGCAGCGGCTCAAACCTGGAAACGCAACGGCCCATCGGAAGCATAATGCCTGGACTGTGGCTGTCCGTCCCATGACAACCCAGCGTCTGTTCAATCGGCCCTTTGATGAGGCCGGGGCCCAGCTTGATCTGCTTGATGGATGCGACTTCGAATGACGGCTGCTGCGTTGCGGCGCTCTGGGATAGAACCGGGATCACGAAAACCGCAAAAACCACCGCTGCCAGGGAGATCATGAAAATAGTACGGAATCGCATTCGCCCTCCGAGATTCATAGACACATAGACCGGAAATTCAGTTCCAATTTAATCACGGGGGATATATGGGGGGGGTGCTAAGACAACCCGGATTATTTCGGATGCGCCCGGAACATCTCCTTCGATGCGATTTGTTCAGATGTTCACGAGCCGTTGGGCGACCGCAACATCGGAGGCTTGCGGAATCGAACCAGTAAAGAAGGCGGGAATCTGGAAGCTGGTTGATTTACTCAATACGTCCAGGGTCAACATCGCTACAGGTTGGCCAGCCGCCACGGGATTTAAGGCTCGAGAGGCCTCTGAGAATACCACCTGTCCAACGGCCCGGAAGGAAGCGATGTCTACGAAAACATTTTGTCCGAGCAGTTGGTTAAAGGTGGTCGTAATATCTGCGGCGAACTGCGCTAACCGGGTGACAGCCTGGGACGGTGATGTGCCGGCCAGCGCAAGAAATTTCTGGATGTCTTGCAGGGCATCCTGAGCTTTGTCCACGATCTCGGCCTCGAACGTAAGGAGACTCAGAAACAGGATGTCGCCGAATTGCGTAGTTGCCCCCTGGCAGATCGTTCCCGCCTGGTTATCAGCATAAAACTGTACGGAGCTGTGCAGCCCGGCTTCTTCGAGTCGTAATCGATATCCTGCGAGCTTTGCCGAGAGATTCGCGATCGTGTTGGGGTTCGCCGCTGCTGCTCGCCGCAACTGGATATCCTCCTGATCCCAATAGACGTCCTTCCCTGCTGCGTCACTGAAATTCGAACCGTCAAAGCTGACAGCGGGCGGTATGGAACTCCATGCCAGTAAGGGGGCGCTTGAGGCCAGGTTTGCCAGGTTTGAGATATCGCTGAGATAGAAAAACTCGACGTTCTTCTTCAATGATGTCTGGATTGCGATCGAAACGGCCTTCGCTGCGGCCAAAACATTCTTTACAGGCTGTACCCAGGAGGCCAAGGCGTCCCCGGGAATGGTCACCTCGAACGAAGCGCAAACATCACCGAAGGTCTCTGGTGGGTTCTGCAGAATTTGACTCACGGTATCCTCCAGCTGACTGTAGAAGCTGCTCAGGCTGGTTCCCTGTGAAAATTGAGCAGCCATATACTGGGTGAGAAACGGCCTCGTAATCGCTTCCAACTCTTCGCGTTTCATACCCGCTTTGGCATAGAGCAATTCATAGGACCAGCTTGCGCCGTCCGTGGAGTGGATGCGGAGGTCCGGGGAACCCGTTCCGGTGCGAGCGACCGCTGCTGCGATCGTCACCGCCAGGCTACTGTTGAACTTATTGGTGACGCTGACGGCGTTTGATCCCGTCGCATCATAGACCAGAAGGCGGCCTCCGTCATTCTCCGCGGTTACTTTTGCGAGCGATGTGGTCACGTTCTGTGTCTGGAAATTGAAGTGAGGAAGCGAAATATCCAGCGTGCTCTTGGTGGTCAACTCGTGTGACAGGACTCCAGCGTTCAGGTTGACTGAGGGGAGTGTTGTGGTCAGCAGCTGATCCAGCCCCGAATTGGACACGGTAACGACGTTCGCAAAAAGTTGTTTTGCGCTCGCATCGGACATATCAAAAACGGCGTCAATGACGGCCGTGCTCGTCGAGGTTCGCTGCCATGCCGCAGCCAAAGACAGGCC contains:
- a CDS encoding 2-oxoacid:ferredoxin oxidoreductase subunit beta, which produces MSTTMQPPAASPKHSNRLGYVTADYKGADSTLCAGCGHDAITSQIIKAFYEYGVEPYNVAKLSGIGCSSKTPAYFLSRSHGFNGVHGRMPALATGVLLANKQLVSIGVSGDGDTASIGMGQFVHLLRRNVPMIYIIENNGVYGLTKGQFSATADLGSKAKSGVANDLPPIDVCAMAIELGCNFVARSFAGDPKQMVSLLKAALGHRGTAMFDVISPCVTFNNHDGSTKSYKYAKDHEELLHEISFVPFFEQITVDYAEGETKDVELHDGSHIRLRKADKGYDPTSKAEAFNTLRQCQESNEFLTGLIYINEQKPDFLSLLNMTDDPLATLPQERTQPSENDLREIMADLM
- a CDS encoding 2-oxoacid:acceptor oxidoreductase subunit alpha, which codes for MNDFSIQVATVNGSGSQSSNTVLMRSIFQMGIPVSGKNLFPSNIAGLPTWFTIRANKDGWIARRKEIDFLIAMNAETAREDVMNLDPNRVVVYEETLKLNQYRKDLTFFPVPFAKLATEIISDSRLRKLLANMIYVGVVGELLEIDPAEMEVALTKQFKGKAKAVALNKTALEVGRKYAKENFDKTTVPYKTQRMNATKDKIIIDGNSAAALGCMFGGVTVATWYPITPSSSLCESLADYMKDYRIEKDGKASFAIVQAEDELAAIGMAIGAGWAGARSMTSTAGPGISLMQEFIGLAYYAEIPVVIFDITRVGPSTGLPTRTQQSDILSLVYCSHGDTKHIVLLPASVSECFSMAYQAFDLTERFQTPIFVMSDLDLGMNNWMSDPFEYPKIKFDRGKVLSAEDLKKLGSFKRYGDVDGDGIPYRTLPGTNHPAASYFTRGSGHNDRAVYSERPDDYKNNMDRLNKKYDTARQEVPQPEIDNAKGATAGLLAFGTTHFAIIESLDQLKREYNMPVSYYRLRAVPFTNDLIEFFEKHDRVYIVEQNRDGQMEMLVKLELPANLVGKIRSIRHYSGIPIDARFVTDELVAAEKGERQ
- a CDS encoding TIGR03435 family protein; translation: MRFRTIFMISLAAVVFAVFVIPVLSQSAATQQPSFEVASIKQIKLGPGLIKGPIEQTLGCHGTDSHSPGIMLPMGRCVSRFEPLRMVIALAFDIPPALMYPYEGKVVIGPDWINQDMYDIEAKAEDPTTEAQLKLMLQALLTDRFKLKLHRENREMPVYALVAGKNGVKFPKAPADRECGEQRRSDHRYELGATDLSSQCHGFVPQGGALTGRSVDMSDFAEMLAIWAGRKVIDKTGAEGLFDIRMPQMIAESARLALEARGGAPGADGKGGVNALQIPTVFEAVEQFGLKLESTKGPVEVLVIDSIERPSEN